The following proteins are co-located in the Engraulis encrasicolus isolate BLACKSEA-1 chromosome 2, IST_EnEncr_1.0, whole genome shotgun sequence genome:
- the LOC134465067 gene encoding interferon-induced protein 44-like — MRYYGKKAQLFEEVRNLSPKLEHLRLLVVGPVGAGKSTLINSIGSIFQGRLYQGALADTACDTSFTQKLQTQKIRDGDSEKFLPFVISDIMGLEGSASAAGVRVDDIIMVLQGHVRDGYRFIHSEPIKTDDGSYRPKPTLNKKVHCVVFIFPADKTAMMEHDEDGIIAKMREVRKGAAELKIPQVVVMTMVDKACPEVRRNLKMIYRSKKIEEKMQECSNKLGVPMNYVYPVKNYHEEIELRDDVDVLLLSALKPILAFANDHMQELESSPNLSRPNF, encoded by the exons ATGAGATATTATGG AAAAAAGGCACAGCTCTTTGAAGAAGTGAGGAATTTGAGCCCAAAGCTTGAGCACCTGCGTCTTCTGGTGGTGGGACCGGTTGGGGCGGGCAAGTCCACCCTCATCAACTCCATTGGTAGCATCTTCCAGGGTCGTCTTTACCAAGGGGCGCTGGCAGACACTGCCTGTGACACCAGCTTCACCCAGAAG TTGCAGACCCAGAAAATCAGAGATGGTGACAGTGAGAAATTCCTGCCTtttgtcatcagtgacatcatggGACTGGAAGGAAGCGCGTCTGCTGCAGGGGTTCGCGTGGATGACATCATCATGGTCCTGCAGGGACACGTCAGGGATGGCTACCGT TTTATCCACTCAGAACCAATAAAAACGGATGACGGAAGCTACCGCCCAAAGCCTACTTTGAACAAGAAGGTCCACTGCGTGGTCTTCATCTTCCCTGCAGACAAGACGGCCATGATGGAACATGATGAAGATGGTATCATTGCTAAAATGCGAGAAGTCAGGAAGGGAGCCGCTGAGCTGA AAATTCCTCAAGTTGTTGTCATGACGATGGTTGATAAGGCCTGTCCTGAGGTGAGGAGGAACCTGAAGATGATCTACCGCAGCAAGAAGATTGAAGAAAAG ATGCAGGAGTGCTCTAACAAGTTGGGTGTCCCCATGAACTATGTGTATCCGGTGAAGAACTACCATGAGGAGATAGAGCTGCGTGATGACGTTGACGTGCTGCTCCTCTCCGCGTTGAAACCCATTCTTGCCTTCGCCAATGACCATATGCAAGAACTGGAAAGCAGTCCAAATTTGTCTAGGCCAAATTTCTAA